A genomic region of Desulfosarcina ovata subsp. ovata contains the following coding sequences:
- a CDS encoding helix-turn-helix domain-containing protein translates to MPAKKTGRLTPVGKRIKKARTDKKMTYATLANETGFSIDFIKQVESGKVTPPVGSLLQLSRALEIDSGDLLKDEEGRMQDRIKAYTKRTSNYAYTTLTPGAENKHLKAFRVKIDAKQDHPGVSYNHTGEEFVYVLEGTIEVMVGEHINALGPGDSLHFNSGIQHLLRNTGETDAELIVVIYNP, encoded by the coding sequence ATGCCCGCCAAAAAAACCGGTCGACTCACACCAGTGGGCAAGCGGATCAAAAAGGCCCGAACCGACAAGAAGATGACTTACGCCACCCTGGCCAACGAGACCGGCTTTTCCATCGATTTCATCAAACAGGTGGAAAGCGGCAAGGTCACACCACCGGTGGGCTCGCTGCTGCAGCTCTCCCGGGCGCTGGAGATCGATTCCGGCGACCTGCTCAAGGATGAGGAAGGCCGCATGCAGGACCGCATCAAGGCGTACACCAAACGCACCTCGAACTATGCGTACACCACCCTCACGCCGGGTGCGGAAAACAAACACCTCAAGGCCTTTCGGGTCAAGATCGACGCCAAGCAGGATCACCCGGGGGTCAGCTACAATCACACGGGTGAGGAGTTCGTTTACGTTCTCGAAGGAACCATCGAAGTTATGGTCGGCGAGCACATCAATGCCCTCGGCCCCGGGGATTCCCTGCATTTTAATTCCGGCATCCAGCACCTTCTGCGCAATACCGGCGAGACGGACGCCGAACTGATTGTGGTCATTTACAATCCGTAA
- a CDS encoding 3-hydroxybutyryl-CoA dehydrogenase, whose translation MEINTFGVIGSGQMGNGIAQVAATAGLNVIMSDIKIEFAENGLANIAKILGKNVEKGKIQAEEKDAILGRIKITADLKDQAEADFVVEAATENETLKFNIFKDLDEICKPGIILASNTSSIPIGRIANQTSRPEKVIGMHFMNPVPVMKLVEVIRGIATSDETFQTTWDLSVKFGKTPALANDYPGFIANRILIPMINEAVFALYHGVGSREDIDTVMKLGMNHPMGPLTLADLIGLDTCLAIMETLYEGFKDSKYRPCPLLRKYVEAGWLGRKTGRGFYEY comes from the coding sequence ATGGAAATCAACACCTTTGGCGTCATCGGTTCGGGACAGATGGGCAACGGCATCGCTCAGGTGGCGGCCACCGCCGGCCTCAATGTGATCATGAGTGATATCAAGATCGAATTTGCCGAAAATGGCCTGGCCAATATCGCCAAAATCTTGGGAAAAAACGTTGAGAAGGGGAAAATCCAGGCTGAAGAGAAAGACGCCATCCTGGGACGCATCAAGATCACTGCCGATCTCAAAGATCAGGCCGAGGCGGATTTCGTGGTCGAGGCGGCCACGGAAAACGAGACTCTCAAATTCAATATTTTCAAAGACCTGGACGAAATCTGCAAACCCGGCATCATCCTGGCCAGCAACACCTCTTCCATCCCCATCGGCCGGATCGCCAACCAGACCAGCCGCCCGGAAAAAGTCATCGGCATGCATTTCATGAACCCGGTGCCGGTGATGAAACTGGTGGAGGTGATCCGCGGAATCGCCACCTCCGATGAGACCTTCCAGACCACCTGGGATTTGTCCGTCAAATTCGGCAAAACACCGGCCCTGGCCAACGACTATCCCGGCTTCATCGCCAATCGCATCCTCATCCCCATGATCAACGAAGCGGTATTCGCCCTTTACCATGGCGTCGGCTCCCGGGAAGACATCGACACGGTCATGAAATTGGGCATGAACCACCCCATGGGCCCCCTGACCCTGGCCGACCTGATCGGCCTGGACACCTGCCTGGCCATCATGGAAACCCTTTACGAGGGATTCAAGGATTCCAAATACCGGCCCTGCCCGCTGCTGAGAAAATATGTCGAAGCCGGTTGGTTGGGTAGAAAAACCGGCAGAGGATTCTACGAATATTAA
- a CDS encoding 3-oxoacyl-[acyl-carrier-protein] synthase III C-terminal domain-containing protein gives MSVYINRLSAYLPGEPVSNGDIEADRWFTNLAETGNTGCASIYIILEALFSSGRLEAGQRLLCFIPESGRFSHCFMHLTVV, from the coding sequence GTGAGTGTTTACATTAACCGGCTGTCGGCATACCTCCCCGGCGAGCCGGTCTCCAACGGCGACATCGAAGCGGATCGCTGGTTCACCAATCTGGCCGAGACCGGCAATACCGGTTGCGCATCCATCTACATCATCCTGGAGGCGCTGTTTTCCTCGGGCCGGCTGGAAGCCGGTCAGCGACTGCTCTGCTTCATTCCGGAGAGCGGCCGGTTTTCGCATTGTTTCATGCACCTGACCGTCGTCTGA
- a CDS encoding acyl-CoA dehydrogenase produces the protein MSFKLTDEQLMIQSMVREFSRKVVAETAAERDKTKEFPARNLKKMAELGLLGMMVPFKYEGSDSDSVGYVLALSEIAYSCASTAVVMSVHNSIVCESILNFGSEDQKQHYLKDLAMGKYIGAFALTEPEAGSDPVSQQTTAIKDGNHYVINGTKRFITSGKNCGLVIVTAKTDPDARHKGISAFIVTKDNPGLVVGNMEDKMGLRASDTTDLHFEDCRVPAADRLGQEGEGFKIAMKGLDGGRIGIAAQSLGVAQAAFDAAVRYAKARDQFGQKISKFQGLRWMIADMATEIEAARQLTLSAAAMKDRKERYTAQASMAKLFASEMVNRVTAKALQMHGGYGFTADYPVERYYRDARVFTIYEGTSEIQRVVISNNILKDKRNP, from the coding sequence ATGTCATTCAAGCTGACCGACGAACAACTGATGATTCAATCCATGGTTCGCGAGTTCTCCCGCAAGGTTGTGGCCGAGACTGCGGCAGAGCGGGACAAAACCAAGGAATTTCCCGCCAGGAACCTGAAAAAAATGGCCGAACTGGGGCTTTTGGGGATGATGGTGCCCTTCAAGTACGAAGGCTCCGATTCGGACAGTGTGGGCTATGTGCTGGCCCTCTCCGAAATCGCCTACTCGTGTGCCTCCACGGCGGTGGTCATGTCGGTGCATAACTCCATCGTTTGCGAAAGCATCCTCAATTTTGGCAGTGAGGATCAGAAACAGCACTACCTCAAAGATCTGGCCATGGGTAAGTATATTGGTGCGTTTGCCCTGACCGAGCCGGAGGCAGGATCCGATCCGGTCAGCCAGCAAACCACTGCGATCAAGGATGGCAACCACTATGTGATCAACGGCACCAAGCGCTTCATTACCAGCGGCAAGAACTGCGGGCTGGTGATCGTCACGGCCAAAACCGATCCCGATGCCCGCCACAAGGGCATCAGCGCCTTTATCGTCACCAAGGACAATCCGGGCCTGGTGGTGGGCAACATGGAAGACAAGATGGGCCTGCGTGCCTCGGACACCACCGACCTGCATTTTGAAGATTGCCGCGTACCGGCCGCCGACAGACTCGGCCAGGAGGGCGAAGGATTTAAAATCGCCATGAAGGGACTGGACGGTGGCCGAATCGGCATTGCCGCCCAGAGCCTCGGTGTGGCCCAGGCGGCGTTCGACGCTGCCGTGCGATACGCCAAAGCGCGGGACCAGTTCGGGCAGAAAATCTCAAAATTCCAGGGGCTGCGCTGGATGATTGCCGACATGGCCACGGAAATCGAGGCCGCCCGGCAACTGACCCTTTCCGCAGCGGCCATGAAAGACCGCAAGGAGCGCTACACGGCCCAGGCCTCCATGGCCAAACTCTTCGCATCCGAAATGGTCAACCGGGTCACGGCCAAGGCCCTGCAGATGCACGGCGGCTATGGATTCACCGCCGATTATCCGGTGGAACGCTACTACCGGGACGCCCGGGTTTTTACCATCTACGAGGGAACCTCGGAGATCCAACGGGTGGTGATTTCCAACAACATATTGAAAGATAAACGGAATCCATGA
- a CDS encoding acetyl-CoA C-acetyltransferase: protein MQEAVIVSAVRTPLGSFNGSLTGIGATDLGAIVIEEAIRRAGIEKNDVNEVLMGQVLPCGYGQNPAKQAAVKAGMPWEAEAITVNKVCGSALKTVMLGAQAIQLGDADIVVAGGMENMSRAPYYLEKARFGYRMGPGQLQDSMVHDGLWDVVNDFHMGMSNELCSERYQVSREDQDRFAAESYRRAMESITSGRFDAEIVPVPIPQRKGEPKLFARDECPRETTYEALTKMQPAFKKDGFGTAGNASIISDGAAAVVLMSREKAESLGCTVMATVGAQASYGIDMKYVLVAPIWAIPKALKKQGIDIDDVDLYEVNEAFSGSTVAVMRELGLSADKTNVNGGSVALGHPIGASGCRVLVTLLYEMIRRDQKTGLASLCLGGGEAVAMVVNR from the coding sequence ATGCAAGAAGCAGTAATCGTCAGTGCCGTACGAACGCCACTGGGCAGCTTCAACGGATCACTCACCGGTATCGGCGCCACCGATCTGGGAGCGATCGTGATCGAAGAGGCGATCAGGCGGGCGGGCATTGAAAAAAACGATGTCAACGAAGTTCTCATGGGCCAGGTCCTGCCCTGCGGCTACGGCCAGAACCCGGCCAAACAGGCCGCGGTCAAGGCCGGTATGCCCTGGGAGGCGGAGGCCATCACGGTCAACAAGGTCTGCGGATCGGCCCTCAAAACGGTAATGCTCGGTGCCCAGGCCATCCAGCTCGGCGATGCCGATATCGTCGTCGCCGGTGGTATGGAGAACATGAGCAGGGCACCCTATTACTTAGAAAAGGCCCGGTTCGGCTATCGCATGGGTCCCGGCCAATTGCAGGACTCTATGGTCCACGACGGCCTGTGGGACGTGGTCAACGATTTCCACATGGGCATGTCCAACGAACTGTGCTCCGAGCGCTACCAGGTGAGCCGCGAAGACCAGGACCGCTTTGCCGCCGAATCCTATCGCCGGGCCATGGAATCCATCACCAGCGGCCGTTTCGATGCGGAAATCGTGCCCGTGCCCATTCCCCAGCGCAAGGGCGAGCCAAAACTATTCGCCCGGGACGAATGCCCCCGGGAAACCACGTACGAGGCCCTGACCAAAATGCAGCCGGCCTTTAAAAAGGACGGCTTCGGCACCGCCGGCAATGCCTCGATCATCAGCGACGGCGCCGCGGCGGTGGTGCTCATGTCCCGGGAAAAAGCCGAATCCCTGGGTTGCACGGTGATGGCCACCGTCGGTGCCCAGGCGTCTTACGGCATTGACATGAAATACGTGCTCGTGGCGCCCATCTGGGCCATCCCCAAAGCGCTCAAAAAACAGGGCATTGACATTGACGACGTGGACCTTTACGAAGTCAACGAGGCTTTTTCGGGCTCCACCGTGGCCGTGATGAGGGAGCTGGGGCTTTCCGCCGACAAAACCAATGTCAACGGCGGCAGCGTGGCCCTGGGCCACCCCATCGGTGCCAGCGGCTGCCGGGTACTGGTGACCCTGCTGTACGAAATGATCCGCCGGGATCAAAAAACCGGCCTGGCGTCCCTCTGCCTGGGCGGCGGAGAGGCCGTGGCCATGGTGGTTAACCGGTAG
- a CDS encoding hydantoinase B/oxoprolinase family protein, giving the protein MADPTKIRFSIDRGGTFTDIYAEVPGEPGFRVVKLLSEDPRNYDDAPREGIRRVLADVTGLDIPKNRVPEEMIEWIRMGTTVATNALLERKGARCALLVTRGFRDILQIGNQDRPDIFDLKIRKPELLYESVVEADERLRLLRDDEDEPEAPVVRGVTGERLVVIEALDPESLRPPLQQILDQGIRSLAVVFMHAYAWPDHEQAVGRLAREMGFAQISLSSQVMPMVKLVARGDTTMTDAYLNPHIRSYLDSFREGFEGGLSDADLLFMQSDGGLARADDFTGSRAILSGPAGGVVGYAMTTFSDSAGQPVIGFDMGGTSTDVSRFGGGYELAFETETAGVRIQAPQLQIKTVAAGGGSRLFFDNGMFLVGPESSGAHPGPVCYRKGGFLSVTDANLVLGRLQPDYFPHIFGLTEDQPLDLKAARDAMETLTQEINAYTNRSGNNAMTVEEVAMGFLRVANETMVRPIREISVMRGFDIKEHILATFGGAGAQHACAIARSLGISKIFIHRFSGILSAYGIGLANVVAERQQPAAMVYGKSAYRKLQEQLAAIQADAERELAAQGFSADRITAVRYLNMRYHGTDTALMIPEPDDGDFEAAFKATYRREFGFDLTDRDIHVDDLRVRAQGQAAGLRKVPIFAAEGAAVPVDRQPCYFEDAWCETAIFRMADLKAGHAIDGPAIIIQDAATIVVEPDCRATVSRYGDIQIQVGEGSAERLDTRVDPVRLSIFSNLFMSIAEQMGRMLQKTAISTNIKERLDFSCALFGPTGNLVANAPHLPVHLGSMSAAVKEQIRRQAGNLVPGDVLVSNHPAAGGSHLPDITVITPVFRDDRIIFWVASRGHHADIGGISPGSMPPGSRRIEEEGACISSFKLVENGIFQEAGISDLLLAPGRLTPLPGRPAISGTRLLADNISDLKAQVAANQKGIELVLEMVDHYGLDGVQAYMGHVQDAAETAVRSRLQDLSRAKGMGEKDTVTAVDYLDDGSPIVLSLTIDRRDGSAVFDFAGTGLEIWGNCNAPAAVTRSAILYSLRCLIEKDLPLNDGCLIPITIHIPKGSLLDPSIEAAVVGGNVLTSQRVVDVVLKAFGVVAASQGCMNNFTFGNDRFGYYETIAGGAGAGPTWDGQTGVHTHMTNTRITDPEILERRYPILLREFSIRQGSGGDGQHRGGDGLVREVEFLEPLNMAILSERRVFAPYGLEGGKPGRRGENIFIHQDGRRLNLGAKNEIIASPGDRFRILTPGGGGFGKKACITKK; this is encoded by the coding sequence ATGGCTGACCCAACAAAAATCCGTTTTTCCATTGACCGCGGCGGCACGTTCACCGACATCTACGCCGAAGTGCCCGGTGAGCCCGGCTTCCGGGTGGTCAAGCTCCTCTCCGAAGATCCGCGGAATTACGACGATGCCCCCCGGGAAGGCATCCGGCGGGTGCTGGCCGACGTCACCGGCCTGGACATTCCCAAAAATCGCGTGCCGGAAGAGATGATCGAGTGGATCCGTATGGGTACCACCGTGGCCACCAACGCCCTCCTGGAGCGCAAAGGCGCCCGCTGCGCCCTATTGGTCACCCGGGGCTTCCGGGACATCCTGCAGATCGGCAATCAGGACCGGCCCGATATCTTCGACCTAAAAATCCGCAAGCCGGAACTGCTTTACGAGAGTGTGGTGGAAGCGGACGAGCGCCTGCGCCTGCTACGCGACGATGAAGACGAGCCCGAAGCACCGGTGGTCCGGGGCGTCACCGGCGAGCGCCTGGTGGTGATCGAGGCGCTGGATCCGGAGTCATTGCGCCCGCCGCTGCAGCAGATCCTTGACCAGGGGATCCGCAGCCTGGCGGTGGTTTTTATGCACGCCTATGCCTGGCCGGATCACGAACAGGCCGTTGGGCGTCTGGCCCGGGAGATGGGCTTTGCACAGATCTCCCTTTCTTCTCAGGTGATGCCCATGGTCAAGTTGGTGGCCCGGGGCGACACGACCATGACCGACGCCTACCTCAATCCCCATATCCGCAGCTACCTGGACAGTTTCAGGGAGGGGTTTGAAGGCGGCTTGTCCGATGCGGACCTGCTGTTCATGCAGTCGGACGGCGGCCTGGCCCGGGCCGACGACTTCACCGGCAGCCGGGCGATCCTCTCCGGGCCGGCCGGCGGGGTGGTGGGTTACGCCATGACTACCTTCAGCGACTCAGCCGGCCAGCCGGTGATCGGCTTTGACATGGGCGGCACCTCCACCGACGTTTCCCGTTTCGGCGGGGGGTACGAACTGGCTTTCGAGACCGAAACCGCCGGGGTGCGCATCCAGGCGCCCCAGCTGCAGATCAAGACCGTGGCCGCCGGCGGCGGCAGCCGCCTTTTTTTCGACAACGGCATGTTCCTGGTGGGGCCCGAATCGTCCGGCGCCCACCCCGGACCGGTGTGCTACCGCAAAGGCGGCTTCCTTTCCGTCACCGACGCCAACCTGGTTCTGGGACGCCTGCAGCCCGACTACTTCCCCCACATCTTCGGCCTCACCGAGGACCAACCCCTGGACCTGAAGGCGGCGCGCGACGCCATGGAGACGTTGACCCAGGAAATCAACGCCTACACCAACCGCAGCGGCAACAATGCCATGACCGTAGAGGAGGTGGCCATGGGCTTCCTCCGGGTGGCCAACGAAACCATGGTGCGCCCCATCCGCGAAATCTCGGTCATGCGCGGATTCGACATCAAGGAACACATTCTGGCCACCTTCGGTGGCGCCGGCGCCCAGCACGCCTGTGCCATCGCCCGCAGCCTGGGCATTTCGAAAATTTTCATCCACCGCTTTTCCGGAATTCTCTCGGCCTACGGCATCGGCCTGGCCAACGTGGTCGCCGAACGCCAGCAACCCGCGGCCATGGTTTATGGTAAAAGCGCCTACCGGAAACTGCAGGAGCAGCTGGCCGCCATACAGGCCGATGCCGAACGCGAACTCGCCGCTCAGGGATTTAGCGCAGACCGGATCACGGCCGTCCGCTACCTCAACATGCGCTACCACGGAACGGACACGGCCCTGATGATCCCCGAACCGGACGACGGCGATTTCGAAGCCGCCTTCAAGGCCACCTACCGCCGGGAGTTCGGCTTCGACCTGACCGATCGCGACATCCACGTCGACGATCTCCGGGTCCGCGCCCAGGGACAGGCCGCCGGCCTGCGCAAGGTGCCCATCTTCGCCGCCGAGGGAGCGGCCGTGCCGGTGGACCGCCAACCCTGCTACTTCGAAGACGCCTGGTGCGAGACGGCCATATTCCGCATGGCCGATCTCAAGGCCGGCCACGCCATCGACGGCCCGGCAATCATCATCCAGGACGCGGCCACCATCGTGGTCGAGCCGGACTGCCGGGCGACGGTGAGCCGCTACGGCGACATCCAGATCCAGGTGGGCGAGGGCAGCGCCGAGCGCCTCGATACCCGGGTGGACCCGGTCCGGCTCTCCATCTTCAGCAACCTGTTCATGTCCATTGCCGAGCAGATGGGTCGCATGCTGCAGAAGACCGCCATCTCCACCAACATCAAAGAACGCCTGGATTTCTCCTGCGCCCTCTTCGGCCCCACGGGCAACCTGGTGGCCAATGCGCCCCACCTGCCCGTGCACCTGGGCTCCATGAGCGCCGCGGTCAAGGAACAGATCCGCCGCCAGGCGGGCAACCTGGTTCCGGGAGATGTGCTGGTCTCCAACCATCCGGCGGCCGGCGGCAGCCACCTGCCCGACATCACCGTGATCACCCCGGTGTTCCGGGACGACCGGATCATCTTCTGGGTGGCCAGCCGCGGCCACCACGCCGACATCGGCGGCATCTCGCCCGGTTCCATGCCGCCGGGTTCCCGGCGCATCGAAGAAGAGGGCGCCTGCATCAGCTCGTTCAAACTGGTGGAAAACGGCATCTTCCAGGAAGCAGGGATCAGCGATCTGCTCCTGGCACCGGGCCGGCTCACGCCCCTGCCGGGCCGACCGGCCATCTCGGGCACGCGCCTTCTGGCCGACAACATCTCCGATCTCAAGGCCCAGGTGGCCGCCAACCAGAAGGGCATCGAGCTGGTCCTGGAAATGGTCGATCACTACGGCCTGGATGGGGTGCAAGCGTACATGGGCCATGTGCAGGACGCCGCCGAGACGGCGGTGCGCAGCCGCTTGCAGGACCTATCCCGGGCCAAGGGCATGGGGGAGAAAGATACGGTCACGGCCGTGGACTATCTGGACGACGGCAGCCCCATCGTGCTCTCGCTGACCATCGACCGCAGGGACGGCAGCGCCGTGTTCGATTTTGCCGGCACCGGCCTCGAAATTTGGGGCAACTGCAACGCCCCGGCGGCAGTGACCCGTTCGGCGATCCTCTACAGCCTGCGCTGTTTGATCGAAAAGGACCTGCCGCTCAACGACGGCTGCCTGATCCCGATCACCATCCACATCCCCAAGGGCAGCCTTTTGGATCCCTCCATCGAGGCAGCCGTGGTGGGCGGCAACGTGCTCACCTCCCAGCGGGTGGTGGACGTGGTGCTAAAGGCCTTTGGCGTGGTGGCAGCCTCCCAGGGATGCATGAACAACTTCACCTTCGGCAACGACCGCTTCGGTTATTACGAAACCATCGCCGGCGGCGCCGGTGCGGGTCCCACCTGGGACGGCCAGACCGGCGTGCACACCCACATGACCAACACGCGCATCACCGATCCGGAAATCCTCGAACGGCGCTATCCGATTCTGCTCAGGGAATTCTCCATCCGCCAGGGCTCCGGCGGCGACGGGCAGCACCGCGGCGGCGACGGGCTGGTTCGCGAGGTGGAATTCCTCGAACCGCTCAACATGGCGATCCTCTCCGAGCGCCGGGTCTTCGCGCCCTATGGCCTGGAAGGCGGCAAGCCGGGACGGCGCGGGGAAAACATTTTCATCCACCAGGACGGCCGCCGGTTGAACCTGGGGGCCAAGAACGAAATTATCGCCAGCCCCGGTGACCGCTTCCGCATTCTC
- a CDS encoding B12-binding domain-containing radical SAM protein, whose translation MNILLVNPPNCGRSIPEENYGISSIKMIFRGEPLSLETLAGNLAGHAVVIADLKADPLALSPEKLPFAPDLIGLTGVTCEANTILSLAESLKSRFGCPVVVGGHHASCDPDFFSRPFIDHVVVGLGKLSFRQLVDAIETGRPPEVAGIFNVQAGTPGPFTARSYSTADLVDEQPPRYDLVQQHRETYVMSGVGGKTGFVASAFGCTHGCAFCCIPKMTDGHYLLHSNAAVVRDVQAISDVATIRLVDANTFGNVKTATDLTRRFMAAGIRTPLAADVRSDTVVRHPDLFALWHKAGLRVAVIGFEEISDRRLEMLDKRNTVATNIAATRILKDLGIRIVGDFIVSPDYTEADFDRLSDFIDHSGIDLPIPAILTPIPGTPLHRRMAAQIRIDNLDYYTFTNAVTATRMSEERFYRRYAALLEGCLAHVHPAGAHGKKETAT comes from the coding sequence ATGAACATTTTACTGGTCAATCCGCCCAATTGCGGACGCAGCATCCCTGAGGAGAATTACGGGATTTCCAGCATTAAAATGATCTTTCGCGGCGAGCCCCTCAGCTTGGAGACACTGGCGGGCAACCTTGCGGGCCATGCGGTCGTGATTGCCGACCTCAAGGCCGATCCGCTGGCGCTTTCTCCGGAAAAGCTGCCCTTCGCGCCCGATTTGATCGGACTGACCGGGGTTACCTGCGAAGCCAATACGATCCTTTCTCTGGCCGAGTCGCTCAAGTCCCGCTTCGGTTGCCCGGTGGTGGTCGGCGGTCACCATGCCTCCTGCGATCCCGATTTTTTCAGCCGGCCCTTTATCGATCATGTGGTTGTCGGGCTGGGAAAACTCAGCTTCCGGCAGCTGGTCGATGCCATCGAAACGGGGCGGCCGCCTGAGGTTGCCGGTATTTTCAACGTTCAAGCGGGTACGCCCGGCCCCTTTACCGCGCGGAGTTACTCCACGGCCGACCTGGTGGATGAGCAGCCGCCACGCTACGACCTGGTGCAACAGCATCGTGAAACCTATGTGATGAGCGGGGTGGGCGGGAAAACCGGATTTGTGGCGTCGGCCTTTGGCTGCACCCATGGCTGCGCCTTCTGCTGCATCCCCAAGATGACCGACGGCCATTACCTGTTGCACAGCAATGCGGCGGTGGTCAGGGATGTGCAGGCCATTAGCGATGTTGCCACCATCCGGCTGGTGGATGCCAATACCTTCGGCAATGTGAAGACAGCCACCGACCTGACCCGGCGGTTCATGGCCGCCGGGATTCGGACGCCTTTGGCGGCCGACGTCCGCTCGGACACCGTGGTGCGTCATCCGGACCTGTTCGCCCTCTGGCACAAGGCCGGGCTGCGGGTGGCGGTGATCGGATTCGAGGAGATCAGCGACCGGCGGCTGGAAATGCTGGACAAGCGCAACACGGTGGCCACCAACATCGCCGCCACACGGATTTTGAAGGATCTGGGGATCCGTATCGTGGGAGACTTTATCGTATCTCCGGACTACACCGAGGCCGATTTCGACCGTTTGAGCGACTTTATCGACCATAGCGGTATCGACCTGCCCATTCCGGCCATTCTGACCCCCATTCCCGGCACGCCGCTTCATCGGCGCATGGCCGCACAAATCCGAATCGACAACCTGGACTACTATACATTTACCAATGCGGTGACAGCCACACGGATGTCGGAGGAGCGGTTCTACCGGCGCTATGCAGCCCTTCTGGAAGGCTGCCTGGCGCATGTGCATCCGGCAGGCGCCCATGGCAAAAAGGAGACGGCAACGTGA
- a CDS encoding amino acid-binding protein, with protein MVRTEISLFLKNEPGELGRLANLMAEAGINIDALTIQDASAYVLELFKARGKSLKRIASAASYNSMRKDSAQFALIRLLAEDGKTNAAIDLLSQNDFTFDIMPVIAVQLDNKPGELARLATKFGEEGININYVYGSVAGPDAKCLFVFCPEDIELASTIFSKAKPM; from the coding sequence ATGGTCAGAACGGAAATATCCCTCTTTCTGAAAAACGAGCCCGGCGAACTGGGCCGGTTGGCAAACCTCATGGCCGAAGCCGGCATCAATATCGATGCCCTGACCATCCAGGATGCGTCGGCCTACGTTCTTGAGCTGTTCAAGGCCCGGGGCAAATCACTCAAACGCATCGCCTCGGCGGCCAGCTACAACTCCATGCGCAAGGACTCGGCGCAGTTTGCCCTGATTCGCCTTTTGGCCGAAGACGGCAAAACCAACGCCGCCATCGATCTGTTGTCCCAGAACGATTTTACCTTCGATATCATGCCGGTCATCGCCGTTCAATTGGACAACAAGCCCGGTGAACTGGCACGTCTGGCCACCAAATTCGGAGAAGAGGGGATCAACATCAACTATGTTTACGGATCCGTGGCCGGGCCGGATGCCAAGTGCCTGTTCGTCTTCTGTCCCGAGGACATTGAGCTGGCATCCACGATTTTTTCCAAGGCGAAACCCATGTAA
- a CDS encoding BtrH N-terminal domain-containing protein: MTASAPEPIEIDFDHRQSAHCESGVCANLLRHHGIEISEAMAFGIGSGLFFAYLPFIRINGLPLTTYRCEVGGIIKRVTRRLGCRVHWQKFRDPDKAMHALDERLAQGIPVACRTGGYWLPYFPPAFRFHFNMHNLVVCGKAEYQYIISDPVFPDKERCSRRDLSRARFAKGALAPKGSMYFLEAVPDTIDLAAAARQGIREVCRRMLNTPVPLIGIRGIRYLARQVEKWPRKLGEERTVLYIGQLIRMQEELGTGGAGFRFMFAAFLQEAADLLDLPRFLELSRSMTLAGDQWRKFAVIGGRICKGRASADDHHAAMAALLQTIAADEAAVYRELLQLIKE, encoded by the coding sequence TTGACCGCCAGTGCACCAGAACCCATAGAGATCGATTTTGACCATCGCCAATCGGCGCACTGCGAAAGCGGCGTCTGTGCCAACCTGCTGCGCCACCATGGTATCGAGATCAGCGAAGCCATGGCTTTCGGTATCGGCTCGGGCCTGTTCTTCGCCTATCTGCCATTCATCCGCATCAACGGGCTGCCCCTGACCACCTATCGCTGCGAGGTGGGCGGGATCATCAAACGCGTCACCCGGCGGCTGGGTTGCCGGGTCCACTGGCAGAAATTCAGGGATCCGGACAAGGCCATGCATGCCCTGGACGAACGCCTGGCCCAGGGCATACCGGTGGCCTGCCGCACCGGCGGCTACTGGCTGCCCTACTTTCCACCGGCCTTTCGTTTTCACTTCAATATGCACAATCTGGTGGTCTGCGGCAAAGCGGAATACCAGTACATCATCAGCGACCCGGTTTTCCCCGACAAGGAGCGCTGCAGCCGCCGGGATCTCAGCCGGGCCCGTTTTGCCAAGGGCGCCCTGGCGCCAAAGGGTTCCATGTATTTTCTGGAAGCCGTACCCGATACCATCGATCTGGCCGCTGCCGCCCGCCAGGGCATCCGCGAGGTGTGCCGGCGCATGCTGAACACGCCGGTGCCGCTGATCGGCATCCGCGGCATCCGCTACCTCGCCCGGCAGGTGGAAAAATGGCCGCGCAAACTCGGCGAAGAACGGACGGTTCTCTACATCGGCCAGCTGATTCGCATGCAGGAGGAGCTGGGTACCGGCGGCGCCGGTTTCCGTTTCATGTTTGCCGCCTTTCTCCAGGAGGCGGCGGATCTGTTGGATCTTCCCCGTTTTCTGGAGCTTTCCCGGTCCATGACCCTGGCAGGCGACCAGTGGCGCAAATTCGCCGTCATCGGCGGCCGCATCTGCAAGGGCCGGGCCTCAGCGGATGACCATCATGCGGCCATGGCAGCGCTGCTGCAGACCATTGCCGCAGACGAAGCCGCGGTTTACCGGGAACTGCTGCAACTGATCAAAGAATGA